One genomic segment of Erythrolamprus reginae isolate rEryReg1 chromosome 2, rEryReg1.hap1, whole genome shotgun sequence includes these proteins:
- the LOC139159531 gene encoding LOW QUALITY PROTEIN: uncharacterized protein (The sequence of the model RefSeq protein was modified relative to this genomic sequence to represent the inferred CDS: inserted 1 base in 1 codon) produces MSKFTFFLKASNLHDADDERKKAIFLAYCGTEVYSLASTLVDPDTLETIAWSALQAKLAAHYQPTTPVCVYRHQFAQMRQADGESTNDFITRLRALLPKCKYKDPEEQLIDRLIFGLTNITLQKKYLVDEAASLQDILKAAKASEVSETSDAEIKRATPTVHHIPDESTWLACPPDEKHSESTTPDDTCLQIRRAPNHDARETPRSDRCAGCNGNHPRFRCHFKDAYCCRCQRRGHIAEVCRAANPTPANPQNQRPYFPPRNRRPPFSRNVSRPADNSNSSNQRENLEKSTGYFLLYKRRRRPSQDSSLFCPQVTTSPFSLNPGNVSFANMFACRNLYRLQHKYPIMQQTVDQIMTNAIESIYTKLTEVKDIMDTMLDISIEAXAVDTIMDIDMAQRMASSVDKIIFKSDDVLEHFLPITDEEFFAIAFSDRSGAASPENQEVEPSYYRRLSSLSMKLCSRAYQHSRIKIKLGAEQVLLQLEQLFYLLKYTKEELDYKVHRGHEKMYQMWKEWYKGEPKQDQSDGANQTEMESHSLATSYTVAQKMQEVCRNVLTNLQSLPEHLQQKVQQAQCDLTELQAVLSTATSFQDLPSGFMKETTEKINKARKALFEVMEYIAKYTCQPWVEGPYCPAEYSAEESIKCNNVY; encoded by the exons atgtccaaattcacatttttcctcaaagccagcaatctacatgacgccgatgatgaGAGGAAGAAAGCCATATTCCTCGcctattgcggcacagaagtctacagcttgGCCTCTaccctcgttgacccagacactctGGAAACCATTGCCTGGTCAGCCCTACAAGCAAAACTCGCCGCGCATTACCAGCCGACAACTCCTGTCTGTGTATACCGCCACCAATTTGCACAAATGCGGCAAGCAGATGGAGAATCTACCAACGACTTCATTACTCGCCTGCGCGCACTCCttccaaaatgcaaatacaaggatccggaagaacagttgattgaccgccttattttcggacTCACTAATATCACGctacagaagaaatacttagtagatgaggctgcctccctccaagacattctcaaggcagcaaaagcctccgaggtatctgaaacatctgatgccgagattaaacgcgcaaccccaaccgttcatcacatccccGATGAATCCACTTGGCTCGCCTGCCCTCCAGATGAGAAACACTCGGAATCcactactccagacgacacctgcctccaaatccgaagagctccCAACCACGACGCCAGAGAGACACCCCGTTCAGACAGAtgcgccggctgcaacggaaatcacccACGTTTTCGCTGCCACTTCAAGGATGCCTATTGttgccgttgccagcgccgcggccacatcgctgaagtctgccgcgccgccaacccaactccagcaaaccCACAAAACCAGCGACCCTACTTTCCACCAAGGAATCGACGAccgccgttttcacgcaacgtttcccgcccggctgacaactctaaCTCTTCgaaccaacgag AGAATTTGGAAAAGAGTACAGGTTATTTTTTGCTGTACAAGCGAAGAAGAAGACCTTCTCAGGACTCCTCGCTCTTCTGCCCCCAGGtgaccacctcccccttctccttaaaccctgggAATG tttcttttgcaaatatgtttgcctgTAGGAATCTTTACAGGCTACAACACAAATATCCTATTATGCAACAGACGGTGGACCAG atcatgacaaatgccattgaatctatttataccaaattaactgaagtaaaggacattatggataccatgttagatataagcatcgaag gtgctgtggacaccattatggatatcgacatggcacagaggatggccagtagtgttgacaaaattatcttcaaatcggatgacgtattagagcactttctgccaatcacggatgaggaatttt ttgccattgcattttcggaCCGCTCTGGAGCAGCCTCTCCTGAAAATCAGGAAGTAGAGCCAAGTTACTACAGGCGCCTGAGTTCCTTGTCGATGAAGCTCTGTAGTCGAGCCTACCAGCATTCTCGGATAAAGATCAAACTGGGTGCAGAGCAGGTATTGCTCCAGCTTGAACAGCTCTTTTACTTG cTAAAATATACCAAGGAGGAATTGGACTACAAAGTTCACAGAGGTCACGAAAAAATGTACCAAATGTGGAAGGAATGGTACAAAGGAGAACCTAAGCAGGATCAGAGCGATGGAGCAAATCAGACAGAG ATGGAATCCCATTCTCTAGCCACATCCTACACTGTTGCACAGAAGATGCAGGAGGTCTGCCGGAATGTCTTAACCAACCTGCAGAGCCTTCCTGAACATCTTCAACAAAAAGTCCAACAGGCTCAGTGTGATTTAACAGAGCTACAAGCTGTCCTCTCTACTGCCACATccttccaggatcttcccagtggcttcatgaaagagaccacagagaaaattaacaaggccaggaaggctctgtttgaagtcatggaatatatagctaaatacacttgtcagccatgggtagagggaccctattgtcctgctgaatattcagcagagGAATCCATAAAATGCAATAACGTATATTAG